The following is a genomic window from Malus sylvestris chromosome 12, drMalSylv7.2, whole genome shotgun sequence.
GAGCTCGATATGGTCCTAAAACTCATAAAAACTCAAGGGTTTAAGAGTACGTGAATAGTGACTAAAtcggaaattggaaaaactagGGTTCCTTACGTCCAATTCCTGCGattcttcttctccgagcttcgtagAAGTGTCTTAAAGCTTTCTACGAACTTGTAGCTTCCTGAAATGTTCATAATCACGTCCACATGAACagtgttttaaaaatttggggttCGGATTTCACAAGCTTTCGAAGGgttccttacctgaaaatggtactACTCGACTCGTAAGGACACAAGGAACACGATGGTGCCTTCAAAACTTTCGATCTGACACGTTCCAAATGGTTATAGTGTCTATCCGTACAATaagagagaagagggagagaagCACGGAAGAGAGGGGAGAGAAAGGGAGATGTGTGGTCAAGGGTTGGTCAACAACCCAAAAATATCTAAAGTTGGTCCTAATTGGTTCTAAATAATTAGGACTCAACGAAATTAGTCCCCATCCATAATTTTAACCACACAATTACCACAATGAAATTCAACATCCAAGTGCAAAATCGTCCTTCCACACCATCCATAATTTatttccgggacgggctgtcacatgtttattttatgttttaaaatatatcaatagttaTTTCTTGCACTATCTTAATAAGtacatgggtacattttttttGCTAGAACTATGTGAATAACAAATTActctattattaatttttaagtagttgttatatttgtaataatattatttggatttgtttaaatttcacaATTTGTGGGATATTGAATGTATAAATGGATGAGTTAAATCCCTTAAATGATgctagggactttgatcaaactatttaaataaaaaaggttTAATTCTAACAACTAGGCTGATTAGAGACCGGAACCAAAATGAtcatttctcttttccttttcattttgttAATTGAGTCagatataaatatatatcatGTATTGATTTTAAGATGAGAGTTTAGTTCTTCTAGATTTCAGAGTTCAAGAAAATTATAGTTACTTTAATTCTTCCAGTGAAAAATCAGTACAATAACAAAAGTTAAATCTCTCCTCCTATTGCATTAGTTTGAATAGTAGACTGCCACAATTTCTTTGGAACACAGTGAGTCTAGGAAAACATGACTCAACACAAAGATCATGGCCATAAACTGAGCCACATACGATCGTGCATTATTTGATTTGGCTCGTAGCTAATAAAGTAATAATATATCCCTGGGCTCCAAATTCATACGACCACTTGACAAGATTCCAAGTCGATATGGGGGCCGGCCTTTGTTGGATCAATCGTCCTCCTGCCTTAATGTCGCGCTCAATAATTATCAGTTTGAGCAGCTAGCAGCATGGTGTGAATATTTTCGAAAATGTGGAAGGGCATATTTTGCACACCATAACCCGACTAGGGCAAAAAATGGCGTTGCTCCTGTTTGTATAACCTACAAAAACTCGTCGAATATGAAATGTTTCAAAATCAAATCACGTCGTCGTTCCAGTCCTTATATTATAACCAACTAAAACTCGTTGAATATGAAATGTTTCAAATCACGTCGTCGCCCTAGTCTTTATAACCTACTAAAACAAGTTGAATATGAAATGTTTCAAAATCAAATCATGTCACTCTCTAATTTTCATGTAATGAAACCATACAAGTGACAATCCATAGGGTGGCGTGGCAAGTGATAATGCCTAAAAATAGGAGGGTTGACGATATAaaggagattttttttttcagtgtgCCGAGAATATGGTTCAGTACGCCACGTGTAACAATACAATTGGTTGttaacttgaaaaaaaattatgagttaTTTTGCACTTTATCACCTTTAAGTTAAATGAGTGTCAATATTTATGtactatttcatttttttttctttacaatGTCATATACCTAATTCAATATTATAGTGAATAGGGTGGTGGAAATGTTGGGTTTCCACCATGCGTCCTGAGTTCGAAATTCCCTCTCCCCTAAATTATTGAAGTTTCGAACTCTTTCCTCTACTCTTAGTagtaataaaaaagaaattctCATACACAAATTTTTGTTCCAAATCAACTTGTCTATATTTCATCACAAAAACAAGAGAGACGATATTTACACGCCTCTTTCTCTTTTAGCACATATGTTTATTCATATTTCTTgatttgtttttacattatttgattcaaaaatcaTAAATAAACAAGGGTGAGCATGGATATAGAAGAAAGGTTTGTGGAAATCATCTTTCATAAACAAATATTAAGCAAAATTGAGCATAAAAACGAAGGTTAAGTGCCCCTCTGCTCTTTTGATTCGAAGGCAAACTGTTTGATCATTATCCCCTTTGGATTTCTATTCAATTTCTGCTGCTTAGTACTTGTTTTCATGATGAAGATGCAAGTTGACTAGGCACGAAATCCCATAATTCGTTTATGAGATGATTTGTGTCCGAAGATGCAAGTTGATTTGGCACGAAATCCCATAATTTGTTTATGTGATGATTTGTGCGTGCGGTGTAgttagggaaaaaaaaatttaatgtaCCACGAACACAATCAATGCGGTACTAAGTGACATAATATAAATAGttgaaattttatgtttaagtaTTCAATCATTTGTATAATGCCACTAAAGATACATACACTCAAAAATCTATCTTGGGGCGACCTTGGCATTTTCGTGGCCTAGGGTTAACACAAAACTGAGGCCCTTCCCTATGTACGTATTGGAAGTTGCTCCATTACAACTAGGTATGGTTTTTGGAATGGCAaatagaagagagagagagagagcaagtcagagagaaaaggaaaggaaaagagagggaagagagagaggtgggAGAGTGTTATTTCGTGGCAAAATGATGCGCTGCCAACGTTGAagtatatgattttttattttaaagactagtttttaagttttaatttcttTACTATATTATAGAGATAGAAGAAATGGAAGGATTcacaaattatttatttatgtgttATTTGATTAGTTACTTTAAATCATTTTAGAGCTCATCTATTTTAACATTCCGAGTTAACAAATCTCTTATCAGCAAGGGTGATGGAGGTTAAGAATCTGTTGTTAGATAACATTTTGTCTACGAAAATGTcaaaaaagaatttaatttaGATAGTAAATGTTGAAACTTGGTAATAAACTTTCAGGTAGTAAAGTGAAAATAATATAGATAGGACTACATAGTTGTCCAACATTTCATTGATGTCTCGGGCACGGTTGATGTAGGGCAAAGGTGTTTGATGTGATTGAGGCAATGAGGCTAGACCAGGAGGCAAAGTAGCATGTATGCTCTCGCGTATAGGAATAATTGCTTCTCTTTTTTTTGACAATAAATGATAGCTGGATTTCATTGATCatcacaaacaaatacaaggtTGCCAATTGGATACATTGCTTTAGTGACTAATACATTGATTTGGAGTGAATTTGCACAAACAAACGATTAATTAAAAACCCCTACATGGCTACCACAAGCAAGGTGCACTAGTACAAATTTGTCACAAGAATGATAGATTCAACAAACTAGTACTAGTGCACACACCGATTTTCGCTTATGAGTGAGGCCACACAAAGTCATCATAGGAGAGCGAGACCACCTAAAGTCACCAAGATGAGACCACATCAAGCTGACACTCATAGGCGAGATCACATATTCCGCCAAACGCGGCACAAACAAAATCTACACTAATCCAATAATAGAATCCACCGGTCCCCTAATCTCAATGGAGGATAAGGACACACAATCGAAGACCACCTGCAACTTCACCACACAAGTGAGATTCGTAGCTTCCACAAGGCAAGTAAGCAGAGCTGCCACAAATTTGGGTGCCTAAGGCAGCACAACCACACGTTTGTTGGCTCATGTTTGCTCAGGTTGGGGGAAGATTAGGGTTTTCGCTTTTTTCATATCACATGCTCTTGCGTGTAGCTTCATGTGCAATGGATGACTGACGCTAACATAACTCATTcgtctttttgtttttaatgaGGCTATTTTTACAACTCAAACCTGCAATTGTTGAATCTCTTGCCAAAGTCATACCCTGGCGAAAAGACATGTCATTTCCCAAGCTATGTAGTTTCCATATGCAAAAGAAAATGCAGTTTAGCCAAAACGGTTCCTGAAATTGGAataacttctcactttggtttctaagatttgaaatcgatggAAGTAAtccttgagtttgtccaccatcaaacATCTTGGTCATTCTGAGAAAAacttatgttaaataaggaccaacatgacaaaaataccctcaaattttgaattgggagtatttttgtcattttgatcttATTTAACCGatatttttcacaaaagaaccaaaatgattgagGGCAGACATACTCaatgaccatttctattgattttaaatctcataaactaaagtgaggagttatgcaaatctcaagaatcattttggctaaataGATGCCAAATCATTGACAGTTTGGTTAGACTCAAACAAAACAATTCTATCTACATATATTTTTCATTGCTTTAAGATATACTTTACACAAGAATTAGAAACTAAAGGCTTATCAATTTACACTTAACACCTCATATTAAGCTATATaaaagcagcaatcaacttAGTTTCTCAACTACACAAAACAAAGCGTGTAAGTAATTATTTACATTGTAACTAGTTAAAATTTTACAGACCCAAGTGTTCGAATCAACCTCAAAGACATGGAACTGATGTACACAACCAAAAGCCCAGCTCCCAACACCCCATCAAGCATCATACTTCTTCTCGGTAAAACCACGAGTGCCCAAAGCAAGCCGACTGCCAAGAAACACACCGTCTCCAAGAGGTATGGATCGCTCTGGAACAAGACGGGTGATGGAAATTTAGACCAAGCTGAGCCAACAAGCGATAACCCTAATCCAAACAGAGTGTTGAAGATAGGACCAGCATAACATGCTGAAAATGCAATCTGAGCTCCCTTTGTTCCACCATTCAAAGCCATTGTCAAATTGGTTATCAAATCTCCAAGTGAGTTGCCCCAAGCAAGGACTGTTAGCCCTAAAATTGAAGGACTCACACCTAATATGTACCCTAATGAGACTAACAACCCTACCAATTCTTGAGCTGTAAGATAACTCCAAGTAATACTCATTACAAACCCTGCAGTAAGCCAAGGAACTAAGCACTTTTTGGGTGGGCTTGACTTCTCAGTTGTAAAAAAAGCAACAATCCCAAAAGTGATTCCAAAAACCAATCCAATAATATAGATTGCAAGCTTCGTCTTGAAGCTAACATTTCCAAATTGATGGTTCCAAAGTGTTGACAAAAGCACTGGTGCTAGTGTCACTGAAGCAACTGCATATGGCTTACACCATCTTTCTTCACAAACTACAGGAATAGTCAATCTCCTGGGCAGATAAAGCGGCAGCTCAAGTATGAAAATTAGCGTGCGAAAAAAAGCCGATGATATAAGATTAGAGCAGCATTTCTTGACTTGTACTACTTCAGAACTGCCTTGTGCAGCTCCTTCCTCTGCAGCACTGAGATCTTCCTCTTCAATGCTGCTAAGAATTGGCACAGTCAAGTCACTCTCATTGCTCGAATTACAGCTCAATTCAAAGCATTTCTTCCGACGAGTGTGTGAGACGTAAACCACAATCACATAGATAATATAGAGTGAAGAGAAAGCCATTGCAGCCCACACATCTATTTCCTTGCGAATCAAGATAACACCCAAACATACAATGACCAAAAGGTAGAAGCAAATATCTCTCACAAAGTCCGATTTGTTAACTCGAATGCGCCTTTTGCGCATCGAAATGCTTAAGATTCCAACCACAACACAAGACACAAAAGAAGCACCACCCAAAATTGTATTAAGACCGATTTCGCCTGTCCCGCCACCCATAAACGAAACAAGACTGGAAAACACATCATTGGCTCCATTGCCAAGAGAAAGCAGAGTTACCCCAGCAATTGTAGGGGACAATTTTAACAGCCTAGATAAACTATCAAGTGAAGAACAAAAGTATTCAGAAGCTGTGTTTCCCATCAAATAGAACAAAACCAGAAGCCAAAGAAACATACAGCAATAACCCAATTGAGGAAAAGTTCCAAACTTGCAGTAGAAAATGTTAAGATAGTTTATATAGCCTTGGGAGACACATGGGTTTTTGGATTTAAGGTGAAAGCACTTTGCTTTGTAGTCATCTAAACTAAGAAAACCCTTGCAATCTAGTGAACCAGAAAATCTGGAAATCCCAGAAGTGCTTAGAACCGGAAAATCTGAAGCTTCAAAATGTACAATCAAGAAAGCACATCCCACTAGCAGAAACGAGATGTTCAAGAAAATTATGTAATTTTTGTACTTTGGTAAGAAAACTAAGGTGCCCATTAGAGAAACTCAACTaaaagttttttaaaaaaagaaagaaaaaaaagtagagAAATTGATTGAAATTGAATCTACCCTTATGATTGTGCTCCAGAGCAATTGGAGAAGATCACGAAAATCCAAAAATTGGGAAGAAATTCaggaaaatatacaaaaataaaagggtGGAAATTAAAGAGGATGGAGGGTGAATTTGGCAAGCTCAAGCTCTAAGGTCTCTGTTCTTTCTATGTGGAGAGAAGTGGTCTGAGTTTCAACATTGTGCCAATTTGGGGGACAGATGTCGAATGATGGTGCCGTTGGGGCCCATCACTGTGTAATGAAAAGTGGTCCCCATGATAAAGCTACACGTGGGAATTTGGTGGACGTCGGCTTTCAAAGTGAGTTGAGCGTCTGATCCGTGGGAGCAAAGAGAGCCCACGATATCAAGACTTGCGTCGCACTCAAAGGTTCAACATCAATTCTTCCCTCCTTGCCAATGTGCTTTacattttgctttcttttttaataaattgtttgTGGATCACATTCTTTGATAAATGCTACCACTAGTCAGTTTCACGTCACTCCTTCgtcttaagaaaaaaattatgtcaGTATTCTTTCATCTTAAGAAAAAATTATGTCACTAGTTTGTCACCCAACATTCTTAAAATTATTAGTTAAGTAACACAATGTTTTAATACATAATCATTTAAATACAATATTTTAATACATAATCGTTTAAaacattcatttaattatttttttaatttgtactccAACTTTAAACTTCAATCTCAAAATGACATACATTTTGGACATAAATTTGATGAGAAACCCTCAAGTGGTTTTAGCCAATTTATCTTGAACTTGTACGTCATTATCAATTTTttctatgaactttaattttagtcaGTTAACTCccaaacttttataattagccaaATCATCCTTgcaattggatttttttttttttaaaaaaaaaaaaatttccattcATTATTCTGTCCATATAGGTATTTATGAGGGCATAAAGGTCATTTTGCACCtcaccaaaacccaatcccaGTTGATGCTTCAACAGTGTATGTGCCTTCCTATTCTATCAACAAGGAATCAAGGTTGAATTTTGATGAGAGATAAAATGACCCCTTTGTCCTCAATTTTTCTTGCATGGGCAGCCCGTGACCTAGATGGACGAAATAGtggatggaaaattaaaaaaaatctaagtGATGGGGTGATTTGGCTAATTGTAAAAGTTCATAGGGTTAattgattaaaattaaagttcaaaaaaaaaaaaaaaaacagtgacTTACAAGGTTAGGGAGTGTAATTGACTAATATCTCAATCCAAAAAGCACAAGTAGAGATCTCATTAATGGAAATTTTAAAACACTAACCATTTTCTAACATATAGCCTTGGATTGGATAACTCCTATATTCAAAAGATTATTTAAATTTGATAATCAAGAAACCCTTGACGGCATGAGAaagattattattaaatttaaagaaagtTATACTTATTCAAGGACACATAAGCCTTACTCGCCAGATTAAAGAGTATCGAAAATACGAAGgatacacaaaaaaaaaagaacatgaaGTTGAGCGCtcttgaaagaaaaagaaagagagcggAAATCTAACATAAAAAAAGTAAAGCCTAAAAGGTATAAACCTGTAAAATTAACTTATGACAAGTGAGTTGTTATTGGTATATTACCGTTTCATAAAAGTTCTCTTACACTTTTTtgtaatgaaaaaaatgaaaaaagaatgAATGCAAGATGACTTTTTTTATCGCTACTAAAAAACGATGAAAACTTCCTTTAACttgtaaattatatgaaatCTGAATTATGTTAAAAAGATTCCTGGTATCAGACCGattccaaaaattcaaaaaatgttatcgaaattggaaagaaaatttgATTCCGAGAATTTTAAACACGACCCGTTTAAGAAGCATTACTTAAACGGGTAACGTTCGGATCGTCTACTTATTGGGCCGAGCTCGGCCCAAAAAGAAACTCTTTAAAAAACTTGGGCCAAAACATGTAAGCTTGACCCATCTGCCATCCTCAAAGCCCAAAGAAAAATGTTCGATAACACCAAGAAACCAACCAACCAAGCTGGAGAGACTTTCCCCAACCCAATTCGGCGTCGTCGATCACACCGAAGCATTTTCTCCTCACTCGTTCCTCCCTGTAATTTCTCTATGTGATATTTGACATCAAAGattcaaaatttgatcaaatgggtTCTGCTTCTGCTGCTGCAAATATGGCGTCTTTGATTACTTTCGTCCCTGTTTCTTCGACAAGATTGAATGTCCATGACAAGTTTTCATTTGGGTTTCATCACAAACGTGGTGGGTCGATCGCCAAATTTGCTGCCGCCATCTCTCCCAACGGCTctgtttctccttcttcttcacatGGGGTAGGCCTCTGT
Proteins encoded in this region:
- the LOC126593447 gene encoding cation/calcium exchanger 2-like, producing MGTLVFLPKYKNYIIFLNISFLLVGCAFLIVHFEASDFPVLSTSGISRFSGSLDCKGFLSLDDYKAKCFHLKSKNPCVSQGYINYLNIFYCKFGTFPQLGYCCMFLWLLVLFYLMGNTASEYFCSSLDSLSRLLKLSPTIAGVTLLSLGNGANDVFSSLVSFMGGGTGEIGLNTILGGASFVSCVVVGILSISMRKRRIRVNKSDFVRDICFYLLVIVCLGVILIRKEIDVWAAMAFSSLYIIYVIVVYVSHTRRKKCFELSCNSSNESDLTVPILSSIEEEDLSAAEEGAAQGSSEVVQVKKCCSNLISSAFFRTLIFILELPLYLPRRLTIPVVCEERWCKPYAVASVTLAPVLLSTLWNHQFGNVSFKTKLAIYIIGLVFGITFGIVAFFTTEKSSPPKKCLVPWLTAGFVMSITWSYLTAQELVGLLVSLGYILGVSPSILGLTVLAWGNSLGDLITNLTMALNGGTKGAQIAFSACYAGPIFNTLFGLGLSLVGSAWSKFPSPVLFQSDPYLLETVCFLAVGLLWALVVLPRRSMMLDGVLGAGLLVVYISSMSLRLIRTLGSVKF